From the genome of Amycolatopsis granulosa:
CGCAACTGCGCTACACGGCGAGCTCCCGCGCGGCCGCGACCAGCATCGCGGAGAACTACGTGGGCCTGCCGTTCGCCTGACGCGGCGGCGCGAGCAGCCCCAGAGCGGCTTCCGAGGGCGATCCGGGTTCGGCGGTGAACACCGCGATCCGCTGCCCCTCGTCGGTCAGGGCGAGGAGTTCGTCGGTCAGCGTCAGCCGGCCGGCGACGGGATGGCGGTACTCCCGGGAGTGCGAGGCGCAACCCCGGACCGAGTGCTGCGCCCACAGCCGGGCGAACTCCGCGCTCTTCATGGCCAGCTCGCCGATCAGCGCGGCCAGCCGGCTGTCGTCCGGGTAGCGCCCGGCGATCATCCGCAGGTCGGCCACCGTGTCGCGGGCCTTGTCCGGCCAGGCGGTGAACAGCTCCCGCAACCGCGGGTCCAGGAAGAACATGCGTGTCCAGTTCGGACGGTCCGCGGTCCGCTCCGGCGCACCGAAGTCGAGGTGCCGGGCCAGCAGGGCGTGCGCCATCCGGTTCCAGGCCAGGATGTCGGTGCGCCGCCCGAGTACGAGCGCGGGCACGTCCCGGAAGGACTCGATCATCACGCGGACCTCGGACCGGAGTTGCTCGCGCGGCGCCGGCCGTCGCGGGCGTCGTCCGGGGCGGGCGAGGGTGAGCAGGTGGGTGCGCTCGTCCTCGTCCAGGCGCAGGACACGGGCCAGTGCCTCCAGGACCGCGTCCGACGCGTTCCGGCTCTGCCCCTGTTCGAGCCGCGTGTAGTAGGCGGCGCTGACCCCGGCCAGTTGGGCGAGTTCCTCTCGCCGCAGGCCGGGAACCCGCCGCCGCTCGCCGTGGCTCGGCAGGCCGGCTTCGTCGGGCTGCAAGCGCGCTCGCCGGGACCTCAGGAACTCACCCAACTCCACCTCACCGAGTATCGCCGATCTCCCGGTGGGCAGCCTGACCCTGTCGTTGGTAGGAACAGCAGGTGCCTGGACCGGGGGTGGCACTCCGGACAGGCTGGAGCTCGTGAAGATCATCGTGATCGGTGCGCACGGCACCATCGGCAGCGCTGTCGTCCGCTCGCTGGAACCGCGGCACGAGGTCGTCCGCGCCGCGCGGCGCGGGCCGGTGCGGGTGGACCTGGCCGACCCGTCCGCCATCGATCGCCTGTTCACCGCGGTGCCCGGGGTCGGCGCGGTGGTGTGCTGCGCGGCCAGTGGTGGGATGACACCGCTGCTGAGCGGTGCCGACGAGGAGTTCACCGCCGGGCTGGACGGGAAGCTGCTGGGGCAGGTGCACCTGGTGCGGCGGGCCGTGCACCACGTCCGCGACGGCGGGTCGATCACCTTGACCAGTGGCCGGTTCGCCGCGCCGGTTCCCGGCAGTTCGTGGGGCCACCTCGTCAACGCCGGGCTGGAGGCGTTCGTCCGGGCGGCCGCGATCGAGATGCCACGCGGGATCCGCCTCAACGTCGTCAGCCCGGGCTGGGTGGCGGGAACGCCGTCGGCGCCGGACGACGCAATCCCCGTCGCCGAGGTTGCGCGTGCCTATCTGGAGCTCATCGAGGGTTCCGCCCACGGCGAAATCGTCAACCCGAAGTTGACGAACGGCGAATCGTCAACCTAGGGTTGACGCATGACCAGTTCCGTGAAACTCGACGACCTGATCCAGGCCGTCAACCGGCAGCACCCCGACTCCGATGCCCTGCAGCACCTCACCGATGCCGTGCTGCTCGCCGAGCACCTCGGCGACCTCGCCGACCACCTGATCGGCCACTTCGTCGACCAGGCGCGCCGCAGCGGCGCGTCCTGGACCGACATCGGCGCCAGCATGGGCGTGTCCAAGCAGGCCGCGCAGAAACGGTTCGTGCCCAAGGACTTCTCGAGTGCGGAGGCGTTCACCCGCTTCACCGAACGCGCGCGGCGGGCGATCGTGACCGCCGAGAAAATCGCGCGGGACACCGGCGGCGAGCAGATCGACACCGGCCACCTCCTGATCGGCGTGGCCGGCGAACGGGACGGCCTCGCGGCGAGGGCACTGGAAGAACTCGGCGCGACGCCGGAGACCGTGGGCGAGCGGGTCCGCGCGACCCTCCCGCCTCCCGTCGGTGAGCTGCCCGCCCACATCCCGTTCGGCCCGCGCGCCCGCAAGGTGATCGAACTGACCGTGCGGGAAGCGTTGCGGCTGGGGCACGACTACGTCGGCACCGAGCACATCCTGCTGGCCCTGCTCGACCAGGCCGAGGGACCGGCCTTCGACGTGCTCACCGAACTCGGCATCACCAAGGACGCCGTCGACGGGGAGATCCGCGCGATGCTGCGGACCGTGTTCCCGGACGCGTGACGGACGCCCGCGGGGGCGCCCGTCACGCCGCCGGTCAGGCCCCGGCCTCCGGGCGGCCGTCGTCGGCCCAGCGGGTGTGGAACGAGCCCTCCCGGTCGACCCTGCGGTAGGTGTGCGCGCCGAAGAAGTCGCGCTGTCCCTGCACCAGGGCGGCCGGGAGCCGCTCGGCACGCAGGCCGTCGTAGTAGGCCAGGGCGGTCGAGAAGCCCGGCGTCGGGATGCCCAGCCGCACCGCGGTGGAGATCACCGAACGCCACGACTCCTGCGCGTCCTCCACGGCCTTGCGGAAGTCGCCCGCGGTGAGCAGCGTGGGCAGTCCCGGCTCGTCGGCGTAGGCGGCGCGGATGTCGTCCAGGAACTTGGCCCGGATGATGCAGCCGCCGCGCCAGATCGCGGCCAGCGCACCCAGGTCGATGTCCCAGCCGTACTCGGCGCCACCGGCCTGGATCTGGTTGAAGCCCTGGGCGTAGGCGACGATCTTCGACGCGTACAGCGCGCGCTCCACGTCGTCGGCGAACGTCTCCGCCGCCGCGCCGGTCAGCGGCGCGCGGGCCGGGCCGGGCAGGCCGCGGCTGGCCTTGCGCAGGTCCGCGCTGCCGGACAGCGACCGCGCGAACACCGCCTCCGCGATCCCGCTGATCGGCACCCCGAGGTCCAGTCCGATCTGGACGGTCCAGCGGCCGGTGCCCTTCTGCTCGGCCTGGTCGGCGACGACGTCCACGAACGGCCTGCCGGTCGCGGCGTCGACGTGCGCCAGCACCTCGGCGGTGATCTCGATCAGGTACGAGTCGAGGCGCCCGGTGTTCCACGTCCGGAACACCTCCGCGATCTGCGCCGGCTCGTAGCCCAGCGCGCCGCGCAGCAGGTCGAAGGACTCGGCGATCAGCTGCATGTCGGCGTACTCGATGCCGTTGTGCACCATCTTCACGAAGTGCCCGGCGCCGTCGGGGCCGACGTGCGTGCAGCACGGGTCGCCGTCGACCTTCGCCGAGATGCTCTCGAACAGCGGCCCCAGCGACTCGTACGACTCCGGGGACCCGCCCGGCATGATGCTCGGCCCGTGCAGCGCGCCCTCCTCGCCGCCGGAGACGCCGGTGCCGACGAAGTGCAGCCCGCGCTCGCGCAGGGCCGCCTCGCGCCGCCGGGTGTCGGCGAAGTGCGCGTTGCCCGCGTCGACGATCACGTCGCCCTTGTCCAGCAGCGGGGCGAACTCCTCGATCACCGCGTCCGTCGGGGCGCCGGCCTTGACCATGATCACCAGCTGGCGCGGCCGTTCGAGCGCGTCCACGAACTCCTGGGCGGAGTAGGTGGGGATGAAGTCGCCTTCGTCGCCGAACTGCTCCACCAGCTCGCGGGTGCGCTGGTCGGAACGGTTGTGCAGGGCGACGGTGTGCCCGTGCCGCGCCAGGTTGCGCGCCAGGTTCCGGCCCATGACGGCCAGGCCCGTGACGCCGATGCTCGCCTTCTTGCTCATGCGCAGCCTTCCCTCTCTAAGCTCTTCCCGCACCCTAGCGCGGTGCGGTGTTCTCCCTGGTGAACGCGTGGGTAACTAGCGTTCGTCCCGGTTTCCTGTCATGCTGCTCACGGTCACTGCCGCGTTACGGTGCGGCATGGAGTACGGTCGGTGGGTTCGAACCAGGGGCGAGGTGCCGTGGAGCGGGTGAGGGCGCGGAAATAGGCCATGGCTAGCACCGTTACTTCCCGTCGCAAACAACTCGGCAACGAGCTCCGGCACGCGCGGCTGGCCGCGAAGATGACCCAGCAGCAGGTCGCCGAGGTGCTCGGGTGCACCCAGGGCAAGGTCAACAAGATCGAGTCCGGTGCGGTGGGCGTCAAGCTCGGTGACGTGCGCACCATGCTGGAGACGTTCGGCGTCAACGGGGACGAGTCGGAGGCGCTGCTGCGTCTCGCCCGTGCGGCGGCCGGTAACCGTGGCGCCTGGTCCGGCTACCGGTCGGTGGTGCCGCACTGGTTCCGCACGTTCACCGACCTCGAGCCGGCCGCCGTGGAGATCATGACCTGGCACGGCGAGCGCATCCCCGGTCCGTTGCAGTCCGAGCACTACATGCTCAAGCAGTTCACCGAGTTCGGCGCCACCGACGTCACCTCGCTGGTGCGCAACCGGCTGGACCGCAAGGCCGTGTTCGACCAGCCGCAGCCGCCGTACTACCGGTTCATCATCAGCGAAGCCGCGCTGCACCGCGCACCCGGCGGCCAGGCGCCGGCGGTGATGCTGGACCAGATCGAGCACCTGCTGGATCTGGACCGGCGCCAGCGGGTGTACATCCACGTGCTGCCCTTCGGCGCCCGGCTGGCCGCGGTGCCGAACGACTTCACGATCATGCGATTCCCGGAGCGCACCCGCGACTTCGTCTACGTCGAACACGCGGCGGGCGGCGTGTACCTGGACGAGCAGAAGGACTTCCAGCTGTTCGTCGACGCGTGGGACCGCCTGCGCGGCGCGGCACTGGAACGCCAGGAGACCCGCGAGTTCCTCGAGGCGATGGCGGAGCAGTACCGCGCCGCGATGGGCGCCTGAGCCGGCCGGTGCGTCTCAGTCCCCCAGCGCGGCGGTGAGCCGGGCGCGGACGACGTCGAGCGCGGCGATCTTGTCCTCGACCGCGGCGAGGCGCCGGGCGACGACCCGCGCGCTGGCCGGGCAGATCGGGCCGCCGGTGATTTCCTCGTCGAGGCAGCCGAGCAGCGCCCGGACGTCGTCGGCGGTCAGGCCCGTGGAGAGCAGCAGCCGGATGTTGCGCACCCGGCCGACCATCCGCTCGTCGTAGTCGCGGTAGCCGTTCGGCGTGCGCCGGGGCCGGAGCAGGCGCTGCTGCTCGTAGTACCGCAGGGCGCGGGTGGTGGTCCCGGCTCTGGCCGCCAGTTCGCCGATCAGCACGCCTCAGCCTCCCGCGCTCAGCCCGCCGTCCACGCGGACGACCGTACCGGTCAGGTAACCGGCTTCCGGTCGTGCCACGGTCACGATCCACCACGCCATCTCCTCCGGCTGCGCGGTACGCCGGAGCGGGATGCGGGCTCTCGTGGCGGAGATCCAGTCGTCCGGCAGCCCCGCGTGATCCAGCACCGGGGTGGTGGTGATGCCGGGCGCCAGGGAGACGACGCGGATCCCGCGCTCCGCGAGCTCCACGGCCCACGTCCGGGTGAGGAAGTCCAGGGCCACCTTGGTGGACCCGTAGATCGAGTTGTCCCGCCAGCCGTAGTGCGGCGGGTTGGACGAGACGTTGACGACGACCGCCCCCTCCCCGAGGTGCGGCAGGGCCTGCTGGGTGAGGAACACCGGGCCGAGCAGGTTCGTGGTGATCTGCTGCCCGGCGACGTCCCGGTCGATCGCGCCGAGCGCGGCCGGGCGGGTGATGGCCGCGTTGTTGACCAGCACATCGAGGCGGCCGAACTCCTCGAGCGCCCTGGTGACGATCGCCGCCGGGCCGTCCGGGCTGCCGAGGTCGGCCGCGAGGGTGCGGATGCCGGGGTGCGTGGCGGCGGTCCCGGCCAGTGGCTCCGCCCGGCGGCCGACCACGAGGACGTCGGCGCCTTCGCCGGCGAACAGCCGGGCGGTGGCCCGGCCGATGCCGGTGCCGCCTCCGGTGACGATCACGGCGCGGCCGTGCCATCCGTTGGTTGACTCCATGCCGCGACGCTAAGGCTTGACCCTGGCGTCAACGTCAAGCCCGGCTCAGCCCCGCGGGTGGGAGAGGGCCAGTTCGGCGTTGTGCCGCCACGCGTGCCAGTGCCGTCGGAACGAGCGCGGCAGCAGTGTCCACCGGCGACGGACGGGAGGGGCCACGGCGGGTTCGGTGCGCTCGGCTGTGGTCGAGCCGGTCAGGATCCGGACGGTCATCCTCGTCCGCCGTCCAGCCGCGCCACGGGGCGCCCGGCCGCGGCCTTCGCGAGGCAGCGCTCGCAGGGCATCCCGGAGCCGAGCGCCAGCCATTCGATCCCGGGCAGCGCGAGACGGGTACCGCACCGGGCCGTGATCGCGCCGTGCAGGACCATGCCCGGCTCGAGCGGGAACAGGTGCGCGCACCGGCGGGACTCCCGTTCGGTGCCGGGCGCCGGGCGGCCGATCACGGTCACCGGACCCGGCCAGTCCTCGCGCAGGTACCACACCGCGGCGGCATCGGCGTCTTCGGCGAGCCAGTCGAGCATGCGGGAAAGCGCTTCCGCCGGGGTCTCCGCCCGGACCGCGGTGTCCCGGCCGTTGACCTTGCCGACGACCATGAACGGGGCCGGCGCGGACCGGTCCGCCACCTCTGCTGCGAGCACCGTCGAACCTCCCCAGTGCGTTGCCGGTGCGGCGGGCGCTGTTTCATGATCAACCCCGCCCGGCAGGAATAATCCTAGTCCTGGAATAATCCCAGTGTCGAGTGATCAACAACGGTTCACCCGACCGGACCCAGGGGGATCCGACGAACGGACCAGGGCACGCCACGGTGCGCGACGCGGCCGGGCGGCTCCACACGCACGGAGGTAGGCACTGATGCCGGAACAGCCACGAACGGTGCAGTACGACCCGCGCACGGCGGCGCGCCTGTTCGACGAGTCGAAGTGGCAGAAGTCCTTCGCCAGCGAGCCCAACGGCGGCAACTGCGTCGAGGTGAACCTCGCCGCGCCCGGCCTCGTCGGGGTGCGCGACACCAAGCTGGCGGCCAGCCCGGTCTTCGTCTTCGACGCGGGCGAGTGGGCGGCCTTCCTGGAAGGGGTCAAGGCCGGCCAGTTCGACCTGCACGCCTGACCACGATTATCCCGAGTTCGTGTGTTATCCACCACATCGCGCCGAGAGTGGTGAACGGCGCTTCCTGGCCGCCCGGCGGCCCGGAAGCGCCGGGGTGGTCAGCCGCGGAACCGGCCGCCGCCCGGGAACCCGCCCTGACCTGGTGCGAAGCCGCCCGGCTGCCCGTCGGCGAAGCCCGCCCCGTCGGTGATCGTCGTCGCGGCGGCGGTGTCGCCGGAGACGGTTGCCAGGACGGTGACCGTCGCGCCGGTGGCCACCTGGCCGGTCTTCTCCGTGGACGAGCCGATGGTGTAGGTCTGCGTGTAGTCGTCCGCACTCCGGACGGTGATCGAGGTGGCGCTCAGCGCCGTCACGTTTCCGCTCTGGAACCGCTCCAGCGCGTACCCGCCGTTCGCGGCGACCGTGAAGTCCCCGTGCAACGCGCCGCGCAGGAGCGACGGCGCGGCCCCCAACTGCTGCCCCGCCCGGCCGCCGCCCGGGAAGCCACCGCGGCTCTGCTGGTTCGCCTCCGAGGAGGTGCCCGCCCAGATCGCCACCCCGCCGAGCGCGACGATGACCACCGCCACGGCGGCGGCGATCGCGGTCTTGCGGCCGGACCACCTGGGCGCGGGCGGCTGCGGGTCGCCCCACGCGGCGGCGGGTACCTCGGTGGTCGTCGGCTCCGTGCTCATCGTGTCCCTCTCGCATCGCCGGACGCAGGGACCACCCCTGCCATCGCCCAGGTTTCGCGAACCCGCTGTGCCCGAGCTGTGTACGAGGTGGGCGGACGCTGTGGGGTTCGGCCGTTCACAGCGAACGCACAGCCGCCGCACAGGACGGGCCCACTCCCGCGGCCGAAGATGGGACCATGACCAGCATGAACACCGCGCCGTCCGGTTCGGGCAAGGCCGACCTGCAGCACCCCGACGGGTCGCCGGTGCGCATCCTCGTCGTCGACGACGAGGAGACCCTCGCCGAACTGGTGTCGATGGCCCTGCGCATG
Proteins encoded in this window:
- a CDS encoding SDR family NAD(P)-dependent oxidoreductase translates to MESTNGWHGRAVIVTGGGTGIGRATARLFAGEGADVLVVGRRAEPLAGTAATHPGIRTLAADLGSPDGPAAIVTRALEEFGRLDVLVNNAAITRPAALGAIDRDVAGQQITTNLLGPVFLTQQALPHLGEGAVVVNVSSNPPHYGWRDNSIYGSTKVALDFLTRTWAVELAERGIRVVSLAPGITTTPVLDHAGLPDDWISATRARIPLRRTAQPEEMAWWIVTVARPEAGYLTGTVVRVDGGLSAGG
- the gndA gene encoding NADP-dependent phosphogluconate dehydrogenase — encoded protein: MSKKASIGVTGLAVMGRNLARNLARHGHTVALHNRSDQRTRELVEQFGDEGDFIPTYSAQEFVDALERPRQLVIMVKAGAPTDAVIEEFAPLLDKGDVIVDAGNAHFADTRRREAALRERGLHFVGTGVSGGEEGALHGPSIMPGGSPESYESLGPLFESISAKVDGDPCCTHVGPDGAGHFVKMVHNGIEYADMQLIAESFDLLRGALGYEPAQIAEVFRTWNTGRLDSYLIEITAEVLAHVDAATGRPFVDVVADQAEQKGTGRWTVQIGLDLGVPISGIAEAVFARSLSGSADLRKASRGLPGPARAPLTGAAAETFADDVERALYASKIVAYAQGFNQIQAGGAEYGWDIDLGALAAIWRGGCIIRAKFLDDIRAAYADEPGLPTLLTAGDFRKAVEDAQESWRSVISTAVRLGIPTPGFSTALAYYDGLRAERLPAALVQGQRDFFGAHTYRRVDREGSFHTRWADDGRPEAGA
- a CDS encoding MerR family transcriptional regulator, with the translated sequence MLIGELAARAGTTTRALRYYEQQRLLRPRRTPNGYRDYDERMVGRVRNIRLLLSTGLTADDVRALLGCLDEEITGGPICPASARVVARRLAAVEDKIAALDVVRARLTAALGD
- a CDS encoding helix-turn-helix domain-containing protein produces the protein MASTVTSRRKQLGNELRHARLAAKMTQQQVAEVLGCTQGKVNKIESGAVGVKLGDVRTMLETFGVNGDESEALLRLARAAAGNRGAWSGYRSVVPHWFRTFTDLEPAAVEIMTWHGERIPGPLQSEHYMLKQFTEFGATDVTSLVRNRLDRKAVFDQPQPPYYRFIISEAALHRAPGGQAPAVMLDQIEHLLDLDRRQRVYIHVLPFGARLAAVPNDFTIMRFPERTRDFVYVEHAAGGVYLDEQKDFQLFVDAWDRLRGAALERQETREFLEAMAEQYRAAMGA
- a CDS encoding Clp protease N-terminal domain-containing protein — encoded protein: MTSSVKLDDLIQAVNRQHPDSDALQHLTDAVLLAEHLGDLADHLIGHFVDQARRSGASWTDIGASMGVSKQAAQKRFVPKDFSSAEAFTRFTERARRAIVTAEKIARDTGGEQIDTGHLLIGVAGERDGLAARALEELGATPETVGERVRATLPPPVGELPAHIPFGPRARKVIELTVREALRLGHDYVGTEHILLALLDQAEGPAFDVLTELGITKDAVDGEIRAMLRTVFPDA
- a CDS encoding DUF397 domain-containing protein, whose protein sequence is MPEQPRTVQYDPRTAARLFDESKWQKSFASEPNGGNCVEVNLAAPGLVGVRDTKLAASPVFVFDAGEWAAFLEGVKAGQFDLHA
- a CDS encoding helix-turn-helix domain-containing protein — protein: MQPDEAGLPSHGERRRVPGLRREELAQLAGVSAAYYTRLEQGQSRNASDAVLEALARVLRLDEDERTHLLTLARPGRRPRRPAPREQLRSEVRVMIESFRDVPALVLGRRTDILAWNRMAHALLARHLDFGAPERTADRPNWTRMFFLDPRLRELFTAWPDKARDTVADLRMIAGRYPDDSRLAALIGELAMKSAEFARLWAQHSVRGCASHSREYRHPVAGRLTLTDELLALTDEGQRIAVFTAEPGSPSEAALGLLAPPRQANGRPT
- a CDS encoding short chain dehydrogenase; translated protein: MKIIVIGAHGTIGSAVVRSLEPRHEVVRAARRGPVRVDLADPSAIDRLFTAVPGVGAVVCCAASGGMTPLLSGADEEFTAGLDGKLLGQVHLVRRAVHHVRDGGSITLTSGRFAAPVPGSSWGHLVNAGLEAFVRAAAIEMPRGIRLNVVSPGWVAGTPSAPDDAIPVAEVARAYLELIEGSAHGEIVNPKLTNGESST